A window of Variovorax paradoxus genomic DNA:
CCTGAAGCTGGCGCGCCGGCTCGCGCCGAGTTCGCTGGCCAGGGAACTCGAGCTGAAGCCGGGGCGGCCGCTGCCGCAGGCGCAGGCCAGCACGCAGCCGTTGACGCTGAACGAGGCGGTGCGCCAGTCGGTGGCGCGCCATCCGTCGATCTCCGATGCGATCTCCACGCTGGCGCAGCAGGCCGGCGGGGTCGACGTGGCGCGCGCGGGCTACTACCCGCAGGTGCGCGTGGGCGTGGGCGGCGGCACCAGCAACGCGCCAGCGTCGCAGGGCGGCAGCACCGGCACCGTGGCCTCGGCCTCGGTCTCGCAGATGCTCTACGACTTCGGCAAGGTCGGCGGCGCGGTGGCGCAGTCGCAGGCCCTGGTGCAGCGCCAGCAGGCGGCCATCCTCAAGCAGATCGACGCGGTGGCGCAGCAGGCGGCCGAGGCCGTGGTGATGGCGCACCGCTACCAGTCGCTGCTGGCCATCGCGCAGGACCAGGTGCAGGCTGTGCAGGCGGTGCTCGAGACCGCGCGGCTGCGCGCCAACGCGGGGCTCAGCACCAAGGCCGACCCGATCCAGGCCGAGTCGCGCGTGGACAGCGCGCGCGCCAATCTTCTGCAGGTGAAGTCGCAGCTGGCGCAGTGGCGCGAGCGCCTGGGCACGCTGCTGGGCCCCGGCGTGGTGCCGCCCGAGCTGGCGCCGTTGCCCGACGATCTGGCGCGCGCCCTGAGCGTGGACGCGCAGCCCGACGCCAGCCTGCTGCCCGATGTGCTCGCGGCCGAGGCCGAGCGCCGCGCCGCCTCGGCCCAGCTGGAGGTGGCGCGCGCCAACCGCTATCCCACGCTCACCGTGGACGCCGCCGTCAACAAGGCCATGGGCGGCATCAACCCCGCCACGCTGGAGCGCAACGGCACCTACCACACGGTCATGCTGAACCTCACCAGCGTGATCTACCAAGGCGGCGCGCTCGACGCGCAGGTGCGCGCGGCCACCGCCGCCGAGGACGCCGCGCGCATGCGCATCGAGACCGCGCGGCTCAACGCCGGCGACCAGGCGCGCAACTACCGCGAGCAGGTCGTCGGCGCGCAGGCGCGCCTGGGCGTGCTGGCCGACCGGCGGCGCAGCATCGTGGAGGCGCGCGACCTGTACCGCGAGCAGTACACGCTGGGCACGCGCTCCATCCTCGACCTGCTCAACGCCGAGCAGGAGATCTACCAGGCCGCCGCCGAGCAGGAGGCCGTGGTGCACGACCTCTGGGCCAGCCGCGTCGGCTACATCGGCGCCACGGGCCAGGCCCGCGCGTTCTACGGGCTGGACAACACCACCGTCCAGGGCATGGAGCTGCTGCCATGAACGCCAGGGAACTTCCCCGCCAGTACACCAGCTGGCTCGACGCCATGGTCTTCGTGGCGCGCCATTACGGCATCGGCGCCTCCGAGGAGAGCGCGCGCGTCACGCTGGCCTGGGAGCGCGGCGCGCCGCTGGACACGCTGCTCGACCACATGGCGCGCCAGCTCGGCCTGTCGCTGCGGCTGGATGCCTTTTCCGATGCGCAGTTGGACCCCTGGCGGCTGCCGCTGGCGGTGGAGTTCGACGACGGCGAGGTCGGCGTGGTGCGCACCAGCGACGGCAAGGGCCGGCTGGGCGTGCTGCTGGGCGGCGATCACGGGCTGGAGACGGCGGTGGCGGCCGACGAACTGCGCCGCCGGGTGCGGCGCGTGGCCATCCTGCGGCCGCAGACCTCGGTGCCCGACGCGCGGGTGGACGACTACATCCGGCCCTACCAGGCCAACTGGTTCTGGTCGATCGCGCTGCGCGACTGGCGCCGCTACGGCGACATCGTGCTGGCCTCCGTCTTCGCCAACGTGCTGGCCCTCTCCAGCATGGTGTTCTCGATGCAGATCTACGACCGCGTGGTGCCCGCGCAGTCGGAGTCCACGCTGTGGGTGCTGTTCGGCGGCGTGATGCTCGCGGTGGCCTTCGAGTTCCTGTTGCGCATGTCGCGCACGCACATCTCGGACGTGATCGGCAAGCGCGCCGACCTGAAGGTGTCCGACCTGGTGTTCGGCCATGCGCTGCGCGTGCGCAACGACGCGCGCTCCAGGTCCACCGGCTCCTTCATCGCGCAGGTGCGCGAGGTGGAGCAGGTGCGCGAGCTGCTCACCTCCACCACCATCGGCGCGGTGGCCGACCTGCCGTTCTTCCTGCTCTTCGTCGTGGTGCTGTGGATGGTGGCGGGGCCGCTGGCCTGGGTGGCGCTGGCGGCGGTGCCGCTGCTGGTGATTCCGGGGCTGCTGGTGCAGAAGCCGCTGGCGCGGCTGGCCAACGAGGGCATGCGCGAATCGGCGCTGCGCAATGCGCTGCTGGTGGAGGCGGTGGAGGGCATCGAGGACATCAAGCTCATGCGCGCCGAGCCGCGCTTCCAGAACCAGTGGAACCATGCCAACGACGTGGCGGCCAGCGTGAGCATGCGCCAGCGCTTCCTCACCGGGCTGCTCATGACCTGGACGCAGGAAGTGCAGGGCATCGTCTACGCGGTGGTGCTGCTGGCGGGCTGCTTCCTCGTGATGAAGGGCGAGATGACCACGGGCGCGCTGGTGGGCTCGTCGATCCTGGCCTCGCGCATGATCTCGCCGCTGGCGCAGCTGTCGGGCGTGTTCGCGCGCTGGCAGCAGGCCAAGGTGGCGCGCACCGGGCTCGACCAGCTGATGCAGCGGCCGGTGGACCAGCCCGAGCACGCGCGCCGCGTGCACGTGCCGGCGCTGCACGGAAACTACGCGCTGACCAACGCGGAGTTCCGCTACGGCAAGGACGACAAGGCCCCGGCGCTGTCGGTGGCGCAGCTGCAGGTCAAGGCCGGCGAGAAGGTCGCGCTGCTCGGGCGCATGGGCGCGGGCAAGTCCACGCTGCTGCAGCTCATGGCCGGGCTGCACGCGCCGCAGCGCGGGCACGTGTCGCTCGACGCGCTCGACCTGCGGCTGATCGACCCGGCCGACCTGCGGCGCGACATGGGCCTGCTCACGCAGAACGCACGGCTGTTCCACGGCTCGATCCGCGAGAACGTCACCCTGGGCATGCCGATGGCTACCGACACGCAGGTGCTCGAGGCCATCGCGATGGCCGGCGCGCTGCCTTTCGTGCATTCGCGCGCCGAGGGGCTGGACGACCTGATCCACGAGGGCGGGCTGGGCCTGTCGGGCGGGCAGCGGCAGGCGCTGCTGCTGGCGCGCACGCTGATCCGCCAGCCGTCGATCGTGCTGTTGGACGAACCCACCGCGCATTTCGACGAGGTGACCGAGCGCCAGGTGATCGACGCGGTGGGCCGATGGCTCGCGCCGCGCACGCTGGTGGTGGCGACGCACCGCATGCCGGTGCTGCAGTGGGTGGACCGCATCGTGGTGCTCGAGGGCGGCCGCATCGTGATGGACGGATCGAAGGACCAGATCCTCGGAAAGCTCGCCAATGGCCATGCCTGACGCCATGCCCGACATCCCCCTCGGGCCGCCGCCCGCAACCCGGCAGGAGGGGGAGAAGAAGTCGAAGGAAGCCAAGGCCGCGCAGGGCCGCTACGCGCCCGTGGAGCCGCCGCTGCCGGGTGCCTCGCTGGTGGTGTGGATCGTGGCCGCGATGCTGGCGGCGCTGCTCGCGTGGGCGTGGTTCTTCAAGCTCGACGAGGTGTCCACCGGCACCGGCAAGGTGGTGCCGTCGTCGCGCGAGCAGATGATTCAGTCGCTCGAAGGCGGCATCCTGGTCGACCTGAAGGTGCGCGAGGGCGACATCGTGAGCGCGGGCCAGGTGCTTGCGCAGCTGGACCGCACCAAGACCGAATCGACCGTGCAGGAAAGCGCCTCGCGCGTGCGCGCCGCGCTGGCCATGTCGGCGCGCCTGACGGCCGAGGTCAACGGTACGCCGCTGGTGTTTCCGGACGAGGTGCGCGGCGAGCCCGGCCTGGTGCGCACCGAGACCGCGCTCTACCAGTCGCGCCGCGAGCAGCTCGCCAGCAGCCTGGCCGGCGTGAATCAGGCGCTGGTGCTGATGCGGCGCGAACTCGCGCTCACGGAGCCGCTGGTGTCGCGCGGCGCCGCGAGCGACGTGGAGGTGCTGCGCCTGAAGCGCCAGATCAACGAGGCCGAGACCAAGGCCGCCGACCTCAGGAGCCAGTACTACGTGAAGGCGCGCGAAGACCTCGCCAAGGCCAACGCCGAGATAGAGGCGCAGCGCTCGGTGACGCGCGGGCGTTCCGATTCGCTCACGCGGCTGACCTTCGCGTCGCCCGTGCGCGGCATCGTGAAAGACATCGTCGTGACCACCGTGGGCGGCGTGCTGCCGCCGGGCGGCAAGCTCATGGAGATCGTGCCGCTGGACGAGAAGCTGCTGGTGGAGGCACGCATCTCGCCGCGCGACGTGGCCTTCATCCACCCGGGGCAGGACGCGACGGTGAAGGTCACGGCCTACGACTACGCCATCTACGGCGGCCTGCCCGGCAAGGTGACGACCATCTCCCCCGACACCATCCAGGACGACGTGAAGCGCGACGTGTACTACTACCGCGTGTACATCCGCACCGACGCCGACCACCTGAAGAACAGGAGCGGGCGCAGCTTCCCCATCGTGCCCGGCATGATCGCCACGGTGGACATCCACACCGGCAGCAAGACCGTGCTGGACTACCTCATCAAGCCGCTGAACAAGGCGAGCGAGGCGCTGCGCGAGAGGTGAGCGTGCTATGAACCGCAGACCGCCCATCCC
This region includes:
- a CDS encoding HlyD family type I secretion periplasmic adaptor subunit; translated protein: MPDIPLGPPPATRQEGEKKSKEAKAAQGRYAPVEPPLPGASLVVWIVAAMLAALLAWAWFFKLDEVSTGTGKVVPSSREQMIQSLEGGILVDLKVREGDIVSAGQVLAQLDRTKTESTVQESASRVRAALAMSARLTAEVNGTPLVFPDEVRGEPGLVRTETALYQSRREQLASSLAGVNQALVLMRRELALTEPLVSRGAASDVEVLRLKRQINEAETKAADLRSQYYVKAREDLAKANAEIEAQRSVTRGRSDSLTRLTFASPVRGIVKDIVVTTVGGVLPPGGKLMEIVPLDEKLLVEARISPRDVAFIHPGQDATVKVTAYDYAIYGGLPGKVTTISPDTIQDDVKRDVYYYRVYIRTDADHLKNRSGRSFPIVPGMIATVDIHTGSKTVLDYLIKPLNKASEALRER
- a CDS encoding TolC family outer membrane protein; this encodes MKARTTLPALAWLALAAAAGPVHADDDGGLKLARRLAPSSLARELELKPGRPLPQAQASTQPLTLNEAVRQSVARHPSISDAISTLAQQAGGVDVARAGYYPQVRVGVGGGTSNAPASQGGSTGTVASASVSQMLYDFGKVGGAVAQSQALVQRQQAAILKQIDAVAQQAAEAVVMAHRYQSLLAIAQDQVQAVQAVLETARLRANAGLSTKADPIQAESRVDSARANLLQVKSQLAQWRERLGTLLGPGVVPPELAPLPDDLARALSVDAQPDASLLPDVLAAEAERRAASAQLEVARANRYPTLTVDAAVNKAMGGINPATLERNGTYHTVMLNLTSVIYQGGALDAQVRAATAAEDAARMRIETARLNAGDQARNYREQVVGAQARLGVLADRRRSIVEARDLYREQYTLGTRSILDLLNAEQEIYQAAAEQEAVVHDLWASRVGYIGATGQARAFYGLDNTTVQGMELLP
- a CDS encoding type I secretion system permease/ATPase, coding for MNARELPRQYTSWLDAMVFVARHYGIGASEESARVTLAWERGAPLDTLLDHMARQLGLSLRLDAFSDAQLDPWRLPLAVEFDDGEVGVVRTSDGKGRLGVLLGGDHGLETAVAADELRRRVRRVAILRPQTSVPDARVDDYIRPYQANWFWSIALRDWRRYGDIVLASVFANVLALSSMVFSMQIYDRVVPAQSESTLWVLFGGVMLAVAFEFLLRMSRTHISDVIGKRADLKVSDLVFGHALRVRNDARSRSTGSFIAQVREVEQVRELLTSTTIGAVADLPFFLLFVVVLWMVAGPLAWVALAAVPLLVIPGLLVQKPLARLANEGMRESALRNALLVEAVEGIEDIKLMRAEPRFQNQWNHANDVAASVSMRQRFLTGLLMTWTQEVQGIVYAVVLLAGCFLVMKGEMTTGALVGSSILASRMISPLAQLSGVFARWQQAKVARTGLDQLMQRPVDQPEHARRVHVPALHGNYALTNAEFRYGKDDKAPALSVAQLQVKAGEKVALLGRMGAGKSTLLQLMAGLHAPQRGHVSLDALDLRLIDPADLRRDMGLLTQNARLFHGSIRENVTLGMPMATDTQVLEAIAMAGALPFVHSRAEGLDDLIHEGGLGLSGGQRQALLLARTLIRQPSIVLLDEPTAHFDEVTERQVIDAVGRWLAPRTLVVATHRMPVLQWVDRIVVLEGGRIVMDGSKDQILGKLANGHA